The region TTGCATTTGAACACTAAGATCTTCTTTTAGATTATGAAATACATCAATATATCTTGGAGTATCAATATAATTATCATCAATATCTCCTGCAAAATAAAATGCTTCAACTTTTTTCCATGATTTTATGAAAGTAGTAAAGTTTTGTGCAGAATAATCTTTTTTTAGAATTTGTGCATTTTTTATAGTATTGTCAACATTTACTATTGAAACATTTTTTAAAATAGAATCAAGCATAGTATCTTTTGCAAATAATGACATGAAACTTATAATAAGTATCAAAAATATTTTTTTCATTATAATCCTTTTAGAAACTCAATTAAAAGTTTCTTTTCTTTTTTATTTAAAGCAACATAATTTTCTTTTGCCTTTGTTGCTTCTCCTCCATGCCATAAAATAGCCTCTTGAAATGTATTCGCTCGTCCATCATGTAATAATCTATAAGCTTTTCTTTCAACAGTATATCCCCACAATGGAGTTGTTCTAAATTCATTTTTTGAAGCTTGAAACTCACTTCTTCCATCACTTAAACCCTCTCCCATATCATGTAATAAAAGATCCGAAAAAGTATAAATATCTGTACCGTCATTTGCTTTTAATGAGGGCACATGACAAGAAGTACATCCAATCTTAGAAAATACTTCTATACCTTTTTCAAAGTTTTTACTTTTTGTTGGAGTATAAGTTGGAAGATTTTCTAAATAATAAGTAATTGCATCTAATCTTTCATCTGTAATATCTATCTCATCTCTAGCTTTTGGAGCTTTTAAACAAGCAGTTTGAGATTTAGTACAATTCTCACCTTTTAAAAGACTTGTTGTCAATCCCATATCATTAAATGCTGCATTTGCTATTTGTTCTTTTACAAAAGCAACACTTGCTTTATATGTAAATCTCCCTAACTCTTCTTTTTTTGTAATTTTTGAGTAAACATAATTTGCTCTTCCACTTATTCCATCATGATTTGAATCATTTTCATCCACATTTGCAAGAATTGATTTTTCATCTATTTTTGAAAGCAAACCCATTCCATAAAGCGTTGGAGCAATTCTGTATGATATATTTGTTGAATTAGTAAGATGACCATAATTTAGATTTTTTAAAGTATATTTTGGTTTATAAATATAGTGTTCTTTATTGTCAAAAAAAAGTTTTATTTTCTCAAAGTCAATATTTACATTTGCTTCATATGGAACACCTTGTACCCCACTTATAGATATTTGAGCACCATAAACTGAATCAGGAATAAAACCATCTCTTTTTAAAATATTTTTATGCAATTTTGAATTATCTGAGTCAATTGAAAGTTTTGGAATTAAAGACTTTGAAGCTTCATTTTTTTTATTGTATAAAACACCTCTTGCAGTGTTTGGGTGACATGCTATGCAAGCATTTGCATTAAACAAAGGTCCAAGACCATCCCTTGCAGTTGTGGCACTAGGTGCCTCAACCCAAGGAATAGTAAAAAAACTTCTTCCTAATATATATTTATCATAATCTTCATTATTCATCTCTTGTTGAGATGAATATAGAGTTGTTGTAAATAATAGTAAAAATGCTAAGAGATTAAAGTTTAGTTTCATCTGCGTCTGTTACATCATCTTTTGTTAAGCTTATTCCATTTGCACTAGCAACATCAACCATAGTATCACCAAGTTTTCTCATTTCATTTTTAAGTTTTACAATCACTTTTGACATAGGACTTGTTGGTCTTATTTGATAATCAAAATGTTCTTTTGTTTTTGCAGTTTCGTCTACTAAGGCAATTTTTTCTTCAATTGATTTCATAAGTTTTTCAATTTTTGCTTTAGAATCTCCATCCACTTTATCTAAAAGAGATGGGCCATATTTTTTCCCATTATAAGTTGAAGTTAAAATGTTTTTGAAACCTTGATAATTCATAGCGATATCTCTATGCGTGTTATCAGAAAAACAAGAGTGTTCATCTTCTTCAGATGGTGTTAATACCGCAACTGCAATTCTTTCATTTGCTAATTCTGATTTCATAAATACACCCATACCTGCAATGATTTGTTTTAAAGCATCATTTTGAGATATGTTTTTTGATGCATTATCACCTTTTAATTGATCTAAAATAGCAGCTCTATATAATCCTTTAGTTCCATCAACATTTTTTGCCCAAGCAGAAGTTACAACTTCTAAGTCACTTACTATTTTTTGTGAAGCAGCTTTTAAATACTCTAATCTTCTTGGAGCATCTACATCACTTGTAAAGTCACTAAGTGGTCTTTGACCTGCTGTCATTGGTCCATTAGTAATTGAATCTTTTAAGAAATTTGAATAATCTTGATCTTGTCCCCATAATAAAAATTCTACGGCATGGTATCCACTTGCAACATTTGCCTCTCCACCATTTTCATTTAATTCTGAAATAGCATTAGCAGTAATTTTTGTTACATCAACTGGTTTTGCATCTTCTCCTCCTGGATTAAATACTCCAACAGTATCAATAATATTACCTGCTGTTTTTTTACCATTTGCATCAATTGTATAATCAATCATATTTTCATCTAATGGCCAAGCATTAATTTGTCCTTCTAAGGCATCATAACTTTTTGCAACCCATCCATCTTCTGCATCAATTGGACCATTTGATAATCTAAATGCTTCAGTTTGACCATAACTTTCTCTTGAAGTTAACCAAGCATTTTTTGCATTTTGTAAACTTTCTTCTGTAGGATTAGAAGCAAATTTATCAATTGCTGTTACCAAAGCTTTTGCATCATTTAATGCATCTGTATAATTATCAATTGCAATATTAGCATAAGCTTCTAATATTGTTTTTGATTTAACAACTTCTTGTTTAGTGCCAGTATTTGATTCCGTAACGCAACCAGTTAGTGCAATTGCAGTTACAACTGAAAGTGAGATTAGTAGTTTTTTTGTGTTATTCATATTTTATTTTCCTTTTAAAATGCGTAAGTTACGCTTGGTTTAGATTTTATTATAATTGTTATACCATCATAATCAACATAAGTCAGATGTCAGAGAAAAACGCAATATCTCATGATTCTGTATCTTTTTCATTTATTCCTTTCTTTAGATTAAGCAAGCAACTCTTTTGCAAATAAATGTGCTTTAGTTGAATCAATATTCTTATGTTTCATATTCAAAACTTTAACTATTGAACATACCATTCTTGAACTCTTTTCAAGACCAGATTCTCTAAGTACTTTTCTAATTTCTCTTTTCAAAAGTAAATCAGACATGAATTAATCCTTTATGATAATAATTCTCATAATCCTACAAAAAGAAAACTTAATTTATGATAAAATGATAATTATTATCATTAAAATTTAAGATATTTTATGTTTTTTTTGCTAAAAGGTAAAATATCTTATAATATTAATAATGATTATCTAAATTGATTATGTTAATAAACTATTAATTAATTACTTATATAATACAAATAAAAAAAGGTAATTTTTGTATAAACTAATTATTATGCTAGTTCTCTGTTCATTACTTAATGCAAATGAATTAGAAGTGTTAAAAGATAGCAAAAAAGTACTAAGACAAACAGAAAAGAAGATAATCCAAAAGAACTATGAATCTTCAAAAAATGATTGGATATCTCCAATTACTATTAGCTCAGGATTAAACAGAAGTCATTCTTTTAATTCTGAAAGTGATAGTTTAACAAAAAGTGTTTCAATTGGATTTTCTCAATCAATATATAAATCAGGAGGAATAGAGTTTACAATCAAGAATGCAAAAGATGTGCTAAACTCTGATCTAATAGCTTGGGAGATTGAAAATAAAGCAATTTTAGAGACAATTTACGAGACTTTATTAGAAATTAAAAAGGTAAAACTGCAAATTGAACAAAGTGAATACTCTTTAAAAAATAAAGAAATAGAGTTAATCTTAAAAAAAATTCAATATGAAGCTGGAAATGCAGATATTACAGAATTAAATGATGCAATTATGTCAAAAAATACTCAATACAAAGAGAATATATCTTTAAAAAATTCACTAAAAGATAAAGAATATGAATTGTCTAAATATACAAATTTAAAATATAACCAAATAGATTTGATTGACTTTAAAATAATAGACAAAAATGAATTTTTGAAAAATAATTTGAATATTAAATATGAAAATTCTAAAGTGAAAGTTTTAGATAGTTCTTATAAAAAGTTAAAGAGCTCGTATCTTCCTCAACTTTCAGTGGGAACAAATTATTCATATTCAAGAAATGAAAATCTTCAAAGTGATACGCAATCAACTTCAAAAAATGGTTCTATTTCTTTGAATTTATCTATGCCTATTTATGATATAAATAAATCTAGTACAGTAGAAAAATCAAGATTAGAACTTCTTAAACAAAAAATTGCACTTAATGATATAAAAGATGAAACTTTGTATGAGTATGAACAAATATTAACTCAAATAGATACATATGAACAACAAAGTAAAATTATAAAAGAAAATTTAAATTTATATGATGAATTAATAAATGCTAATCGGAATTCAAATGAATCAGGAATGAGTTCTGATTATGATTTAGAGATATTGGAAAACACAAAAAAAATTAATGAATATGATTTGACAATAAATAATATTGATATAAAACTTCAATATTCTAAATTATATTTTAAAACAAAGGTATAAAAAGATGAATGAAACTTTACAAAATGATTTAGATAAATATAAAAGTAAAAAAGGAAAGAAAAGTAATCTTTTTATAGGAATATTTTTATTATTGATTATTGTTGGACTTTGTTTTTATTTTTTTATGTTTAATCAAAATGAACAAAAAGAGTTTCATTATGATACTTCCAAAATCAAGAAAGGTGATTTAGAAGTAGTAGTTTCAGCTACAGGAAATTTAAAACCAACAAATAGTGTAGATATTGGAATTGAAGTTTCAGGAACAATAAAAGATATATATGTAGATTTTAATGATGAAGTTAAAGTAGGGCAAATATTAGCAAAACTTGATACTACAAAATTACAATCACAAGTAGATAGTTCAAAAGCTTCATTAACTATTGCAAAAGCAAATTTAAAAGAAAATGAAGTAAATGTAAAAAGTAAAAAATTAACTTATACTAGAACATTAAGAATGTATGAACAGTCAGGTGGAAAATATCCTTCTCAAAATATACTTGATGAATCAAAATTTGATTATGAAAGTGCTCTTTCAAGCTTTGATTCAATGGAAGCAAAAGTAAAACAAGCAGAGTTTAATCTAAAAACTGATGAACAAAATCTTGATAAAGCAGTTGTAAAATCATCTATTAATGGAATAGTTTTAAATAGAGCAGTAGAAGTAGGACAAACAGTTGCTGCATCTATGTCAACACCTGTATTATTCACTTTAGCAAAAGATTTATCAAAAATGGATTTAGTAGTAAGTATAGATGAAGCAGATGTTGCAGATATAAAAAAAGGGTTAAATGTCACCTTTACAGTTGATGCTTATCCAAAAGAGACATTTAAAGGAAAGATAAAACAAGTAAGACTAAATCCTGTAGAAGTAAATGGGGTAGTTACATATGAAACTGTAGTTTTAGTAGACAATGAAAAACTATTTTTAAGACCAGGAATGACTGCTAGTGCAGAGATTATTACAAAAGAATCAAAAGATAAATTACTTGTACCAAATAGTGCTTTAAGATTTAAGCCTACTTTGAAAAATAAAGAGAACAAAAATGGGGCTGGAATAGTTGGTCCTAAGAGACCAATGGTAAAAAGAGAAGCAAAAAGTGTAGGGAAAATAGAATTTGGGAATGTTTGGATATTAAAAGACAATAAACCACAAAGAATAAGAATAAAAATTTTGGATACAAACGGTACGGTTACAAGTGTTGAATCAAAAGACTTAAAAGTAGATGATGAAGTAATTATTTCTCAAAGTAGTGATGATGAATGATAATGAAGTAGTAATTGAGTTTAAAAATATAGTTAAGACCTATGGAAAAGGGGAAGCTATAACTCATGCCTTAAATGGTATAGATTTTTCTATAAGAAGAGGAGAATTCATATCTATAATGGGAGCAAGTGGAAGTGGTAAATCAACTTCTATGAATATAATAGGTTGTTTAGATTCTCCAAGTAGTGGAGAATATCTGTTTAATAACATAAATGTAGAAAAACTAAATAGAAACCAATTAGCAGTAATAAGAAAGAATTATATTGGTTTTGTTTTTCAAGGCTTCAATCTTTTAGGCAGAACAAGCGCTTTAGAAAATGTGGAATTACCATTAATTTATAGAAAGGTTCCAACAAAACAAAGAAAAATCTTAGCAATGGAAGCTTTAAAAAAAGTTGGTTTAGAAAGTGTTGCAAATAATGCACCTTCTCAACTTTCAGGTGGACAACAACAGCGTGTTGCAATTGCAAGAGCATTAGTAACCGATCCTTTAATACTTTTAGCAGATGAGCCAACTGGAAATTTAGACAGTATAAAAAGTGTTGAAATATTGAATTTATTAAAACAGTTAAATGAAGAGTTAAATATCACAATTATTATGATAACCCATGAAGAGGAGATGGCAGCTTATTCAAATAGGATAATTTATTTTAGAGATGGACATATCGATGATAGTTTGAAAAAAGGATTTAAATAATGTTATTAAAAGCCTTTTTAATTGCCATAAAAGAGATAAGAAGAAATATCTTACGCTCTATTTTAACAGTTTTGGGAATAGTAATTGGAGTTGCTTCTGTTATAGGAATGGTTATGCTAGGTGATGGAACAACCGCTAGTGTAAAAGAAAATATTGAAAAACTTGGAACAAATATGTTAATCCTTCGTGTTGGACAAGAAAGAAGAGGAGGGCCTAGAACTGATAACAGTGCAAAAGCTTTCAAGATTGATGATGTTACTGCAATAAAGAATCAAATTGATAATATGAAAGCAGTAGCACCTGATAATAGTACAGGAGTCAATTTAATCTATTTAAATAAGAGTTATACCTCAAGTGTTGTTGGTACAAACAATGATTATTTTGTAATAAAAGATTGGAAACTAAAAGAGGGAAGATATTTTGATGAAAGTGAATTAAATAGTGGAAAATCATCTTGTATTTTAGGTACCACAATTGTCAAACAACTATTTGGAAGTGAAAATCCAGTGGGAGCTAAAATAAGACTAAAAAACTTTTCCTGTAATGTCATTGGAGTATTAGAGTCAAAGGGAGCTTCAACTTTTGGACAAGATCAAGATGAGATAGTAGTTGTTCCTTTACGAATGTTACAAAGAAAGATTCAAGGAAATAAAGATGTAAAATCTATAATTATTTCTGTAAATTCAAATAAAAACATCAAAAAAGCCAAAAAAGATATTACACTTTTGATGCAAGATAGAAGAAGTATAAAAGTAGGGGAAAGTGATAACTTCTATATAAGGGATATGGAAGATTTACTTTCTTCTATGACTTCTACAACACAAATGTTAACTTATTTATTAGGTTCAATTGCAGCAATTAGTTTACTTGTGGGAGGTATTGGTATTATGAATATTATGCTTGTATCTGTAACTGAGAGAACAAAAGAGATAGGAATAAGACTTGCTATTGGTGCAATGGAGAGTGAAGTTTTGCTTCAATTCTTAGTTGAAGCTATAGTTTTATCTACACTTGGTGGAATTATTGGAATAATATTAGGTATTAGTATAGGTTATATCGGTGTTTCATCTTTTGATTTACCATTTATAATAAATGAAAAAATAATTTTAATAGCATTTTTCTTTTCTACTCTTATAGGTGTTGTTTTTGGATATTTCCCTGCAAGAAAAGCTGCAAGACTTAACCCAATTGATGCATTAAGATATGAATAGATTATAATTATAATAACGATTATCAATTTTAATTGAAACTTAAGCTTCTCTTTGTTAATATCCCATTAACTTTTAGTTAACCTCATTAACTCTGTGTTAACTAAATGAAAATGGAGTATTAGCATGAATGGAAACAAAGATAGAAAGATTGAATCAAAAGAGATATTTCAAAAAGGAAACTCTATTCAAATCATCCATGATGGACAAGCTTATTATCTAAAAATAACAAAATCAAATAAACTAATACTTACCAAATAAACAAAGTCTAGCCAGCAAAAGTAATTTTTCTACATATAGCCAGCCAAAAAATCAAATCAAATCTTTTTAAATAGTCAAATTATTTTCTATTTAAAACTTTTATTTCTTGGAGGAAATGAGTGGAAAAATATATCGTAAGTAAAAAACATAAAACTACAAACTATTTAGGTGCATCAGTTGTAACAGCTAGTGTATTATTATCAAGTCCAGTTATTCTAAATGCGGATACAACTATGTCGAATCCTACAGTTTTACCCATAAATGTAGTAGAGACAAAAGAAAAAGAACAAAACTATACAAATAGTTATAAAGTAAATAAATCTTCTTCATCAAAAATCACACAAGATTTAATTGATACTCCCCAAACAATTTCTGTAGTAACTGAAAAAGTATTAAAAGAACAACAAGCAACAACTCTACAAGAAGCTTTGAGAAATACTCCTGGTATTACTTTAAACTTAGGTGAAAATGGTAGTACAAATGATAAAAATAATATCATGATGAGAGGTTTTGATACTCAATCTAGTATTTATAAAGATGGGGTAAGAGATAGTTCAAACTCTGTAAAAGATATGTATAATACTGAAGCTGTAGAAATTACAAAAGGTGCAGTTGGAGCTGATAATGGAAGAGGTGTTTCATCTGGATATATAAATCAAGTAACAAAATCACCTAAAAATAAAGATGCTGCTGAGATTAGTTTGGGTTATAGTACAGGTGAAAATGGAAGGGTAACAGCTGATTTAAATAAAAAATTAAATGAAACAACTGGTTTAAGAATAAATTTACTAAAACATAAAGGCGATGTAGCAGGAAGAGATGTTCTAGAGATAGATAGAACAGGAATAGCTGCTTCATTGGGGTTTGGAATAGGAACAAACACTAGAACTACAATCAATTATGAAAGATTTAAGCAAGATGATATCCCTGATGCAGGAGTACCTACTATTGGGCTTAATAGTGTACCTTATTTTGCATTAGAAGCTGCAGGTATAAGTCCTAAAAAAGCTGATAGAGAAGACTTTTATGGTAGTAAATCTGATTTTGAAAAAGCTACTTCAGATACATTTGGTTTATTATTTGAACATGATTTCTCTGATTCTACAACAATAAGTAATATTACGAAATATTCAAAAACGAAACAAAGAATGATAACAAGAGGATTAGCCTCTGCTGATGTAACAGATGTAAATAATCCTAATTCTTGGACTGTTAATAGGTTTTCTAATCAAAAGTGGGAAGAAAATGAAATAATTGTAAATAAAACAAATCTTTCGTCAAGCTTTGAAACAGGGAGTATTTCACATAGTTTGAGTACAGGATTAGAGTTTATAAAAGAGAAAAAGACATCAAAATCTTATAAAAATGTAGGAGCTATGTCAGCTGCAAATTTATATAATCCAAATCCAAGTGATTCACTTACAGGAAGAGATTTATCATTTACTCCTAAAAATCTTAAAGTTGAGGTTGAAACTGCAGGTGTATATTTATTTGATTCTATTTCCTTAACTGATAAATTTATGTTTATAGGGGGAGGAAGACTTGATAAATATAAATTAAAAGAATCAGGTATTGAAAGTTATACTGAAGTAAGAAGAGGACCTACATTATATCGTCCTGTTGATATTGAAGATAGTGGTACTTTAAAAAGTTGGAAATTAGGTTTTGTTTATAAACCACTAGAAAATGGAAGCATATACATTTCTCATGCCACTTCTCAGTTACAACCAGGAGGAAAATTATCACCTTTATCAACTTCTGATACTAGTTTAGATAATCCAAATAAAGACCCTGAGGAATCAACAACGACTGAGATAGGTACAAAATGGAATTTCTTAGATAATCGATTATCTTTAACAGCAGCCATATATAAAACTTTGGCAAAGAATCAAATAACAGAAGAAGATGATGGAACATATACACAAGAAGGTGAAAAAGAGGTAAAAGGTATCGAAATTGGAATTGTTGGTCAAGTTACTGATAAATTTTCAATTAGTGCAGGGTTTGCTAAAGATAAAACAAAATCTAAAGCAAAAGGTAGAAGTGATGATGGTGCAGCTTTAAGATTTACACCTGATTGGAGTGCAACTTTATGGAGTACTTATAACTTTACGCCAGCCTTTACTGTTGGGTTAGGTGCCACATATATGGGTGAACAAAAAGTTTCATCATCAAAATCAGGACAAGATACTCCTGTAAATGGAAGAATGACAGTAATAGAAGACTTCTTAGTATTTGATGCTATGGCTTCATATAAAATAGATAAACATTCATCTTTGCAGTTAAATGTTTACAACATTGCAGATGAAGAGTATGTCGCAAATACCAATAAAGATGGATTTAGATATACACCAGGAGCTGCAAGGTCAGCTTTATTAACTTATAGTTATAAATTTTAATCAAAATTAGTCCCCCTTTTTGGGACTAGTTTATAAAAAGGAATAAAATGCTTTTACACATACCAAATGTATTAACAAAGGAACAAATAAAAGAGTGTAGAAAACTCTTAGATGAAGCTACTTGGATTGATGGAAAACTAACAGCTGGAAGTCAAGCTATTAATGTAAAAAGTAATCTACAACTAGCCGAAAATGATCCTTTGTTAAAACATTTAAGAGATATTATTACTTCTACTTTAAAATCAAATCCTCTTTTTGTCTCAGCTGCCTTGCCAAATCATATAATTTCACCTTTTATAAATAGATACGAAAATAGTGGTGCTTATGGAAATCATGTTGATAACTCAATTTTATATGATACAACAGTTGGTAAAAACTTTCGTACTGATATCTCTTGCTCTTTGTTTTTTACAGAACCTGAAGAGTATGAAGGTGGGGAAATGATTATAGAAGATACTTTTGGAACCCATGAAGTGAAACTTCCAGCAGGTGATCTGATACTCTATCCTTCTACTAGTTTACACAGAGTTGAACCAGTTGTCAGCGGTGTAAGAATGGTAAGTTTTATGTGGACTCAAAGTATGATTAGAAGTGCGTGGAAAAGAAGTATTTTATTTGAACTTGATAATACAATTCAAAGTTTAAGGTCAAAATATGGAGAGACTAAAGAAGCTGTAGATTTATCAATTCATTATCATAAACTAATTCAAGAATGGGCGGAACTTTAGATTGAATACTATAGAAGCAAAACTGGATTATATTCCAAATGAGATTGTTTGTGTTGATGATTATGAAAGCTTTGCAAAATCTAGGGTAGATACAAATGCTTGGGCTTATATTTCATCTGCATCAGCAGATGAAATCACTTATAGGACAAATAAGAAAGCCTTTGATAGAATACATCTTCTAAGTAGAACTTTAGAAGATGTAAAAGGTGGGAATACAAAGTTAAATCTATTTGGGCAAGAGTATGCCCATCCTATTTTTTTGGCTCCTGTTGCTTATCAAAAATTAGTCCATGATGATGGAGAAATTGCAACAGTGCAAGCTGCAAGCGCCATGGAATCTTGTATGATAGTAAGTGGTTTTTCAAGTACTTCTTTAAAAGATATATCTGATTATACTAATTCACCCTTATGGTTTCAATTATATATGCAAATTGATATGAATGACAATTTGTTTTTAATAAAAAAAGCTGAAAACTTAGGATATAAAGCACTAGTAATTACAATAGATGCTCCAATTGCAGGAATTAGAAATAAAGAACAAAAAGCAGGCTTTTGTTTACCTTCTCATATAGAAGCTATAAATTTACGAGGAATGAAACAATTAACTTTAGATTTAAACTCAACTCAAAGTAGCATTTTCGATGGGGTTATGGCACATTCTCCTACTTGGGCAGATATAAAATTTATAAAAGAAAATACGAAACTACCAGTTATTTTAAAAGGTATTACTCACCCCTCTTATGCAAGAAAAGCACTTGAACTTGGGATTGATGGTATTATTGTCTCAAATCATGGAGGAAGAACTTTAGATACCCTTGTTCCAACAATTGATATTTTACCAAAGATTGTTGAGGCAGTTGGTGGAAAAATCCCAGTTTTACTAGATGGTGGAATTAGAAGAGGAACTGATATTTTAAAAGCTCTTGCTTTTGGAGCAAGTGCTGTTTTAGTTGGCAGACCACTTATGTTTGCACTTGCTACATCAGGAGCTTTAGGTGTGGCACATATTATAAAAATATTAAGGGATGAGTTAGAAATCTCTATGGCACTTACGGGATGTAAAACCCTTGAAGATGTTACAAAAGAAATTTTATTTTGAAAAGAAGGATTTAAATGCATAAAAAGTTTTTATTTAAAGTGCATATGATTTTAGGGTTAACAGCTGGAGTTATTTTACTAATTATGGGAATAACTGGTGCAATGTTATCTTATCAAAAAGAGATATTAAAATATATAAATAAAGATAGTTATATAATAGAAGTTCCAAGTACAAAAAGACTATCTTCAAAAGCGATATTAGAAAAATTTGAACAAAAATTTCCTGATGCTAAAATAAATTCATTTATTTTTTCTAGTAGTGCAAATAGATCTGTAGTTATTAATATAAAAGCTAATGGTGAGGGCAAACAAGCAAGAAGAGGAATAAATTATTATATTAATCCCTATACGGCTGAAATATTACCAAATACAAAGGGTTATGAATTCTTTAAATTTATTGAAATAGTTCATAGAGGACTAATCATTGGGAATATTGGAAAACAGATAACTGGAATCTGTACCTTTGCCCTTTTAATACTTATGTTTAGTGGAATATATGTTTATTGGAAAAGAATAAAAAACTCATTTTTCAAAAGTTTTATTTTTAGTTTTAAGGATAAAAAAAGAGCATTTTTGTCTAATATGCACTTTGCAATTGGAATGTGGGTCATACCTTTTTATTTGTTTTTGTCTTTTACTGGACTTGCCTTGTCTTATGATTGGGTGAAAGATGGATTATATAAAGTATCAGGGGTTGAAAAACCTATACGACAAAAAAGAATGCCAACACCAAAAAATAAAAAAGATGAAGTTACAGTTTCTATATCAAATGAGAAGATAGAAAAAATAGTTCAATTATTTAATAAAAATGTCAAAGAGTATGAAAATGCTAATTTACAAATTGGTAAAAAAAGTGATGTAATAAAAATAAGTTATTTTGCAAAAAATGCCATACATGATAGAGCAAGAAGTGAAATAACACTAAATACAAAAACAAATAAAGTAATAAAAAATGATAAATTTGAAGATAAAGCATTAAGTGATAGATTGATGAAAAGTCTTGTTCCTCTTCATACAGGAGAATACTTTGGTCTTATAGTTCAAGGAATATTAGGACTATCATCTTTAATGATGGTACTATTTACAATAACTGGTTTTATGATGTACTTTAAAAGAAAAAAGAAAAAAGCTACAAAAAAATATAATCTAACAAAAAACACCTACTAATTGGCTATTTTTCCTAGTAATATAAATAAAAACTAGGAAAAAGCTTGTGAAACAAATTCTTTGGTTTAGACGTGATTTAAGAATAAGAGATAATAAAATCTTAGAAAAAGCATCTAATGAAGTAATGCCCATATTTATTTTTGATAAAAATATTTTAGAGAAACTTGATATTGAGGATAAAAGAGTCACTTTTATTTATGATGCAGTATTAGCTTTAAGAAAATCACTTCAAAGTCTTGGTTTAGATTTATATATATTTTATGATATTCCTAAAAATGTATTTATTGAACTTGAGAAGTTAGGTTTTGATGAAGTTTTATGTTCAAGTGATTTTGATTCATATGCTATAAAAAGAGATAAACAGATAAATGAAATAATACCTTTAAAAAGATATTTAGACTCATTTTTAATCAATCCCAGAAAAAACCTAAAAAAAGATGGAATACCTTATAAGGTATTTACTCCTTTTT is a window of Arcobacter sp. F2176 DNA encoding:
- a CDS encoding di-heme oxidoredictase family protein is translated as MKLNFNLLAFLLLFTTTLYSSQQEMNNEDYDKYILGRSFFTIPWVEAPSATTARDGLGPLFNANACIACHPNTARGVLYNKKNEASKSLIPKLSIDSDNSKLHKNILKRDGFIPDSVYGAQISISGVQGVPYEANVNIDFEKIKLFFDNKEHYIYKPKYTLKNLNYGHLTNSTNISYRIAPTLYGMGLLSKIDEKSILANVDENDSNHDGISGRANYVYSKITKKEELGRFTYKASVAFVKEQIANAAFNDMGLTTSLLKGENCTKSQTACLKAPKARDEIDITDERLDAITYYLENLPTYTPTKSKNFEKGIEVFSKIGCTSCHVPSLKANDGTDIYTFSDLLLHDMGEGLSDGRSEFQASKNEFRTTPLWGYTVERKAYRLLHDGRANTFQEAILWHGGEATKAKENYVALNKKEKKLLIEFLKGL
- a CDS encoding imelysin family protein → MNNTKKLLISLSVVTAIALTGCVTESNTGTKQEVVKSKTILEAYANIAIDNYTDALNDAKALVTAIDKFASNPTEESLQNAKNAWLTSRESYGQTEAFRLSNGPIDAEDGWVAKSYDALEGQINAWPLDENMIDYTIDANGKKTAGNIIDTVGVFNPGGEDAKPVDVTKITANAISELNENGGEANVASGYHAVEFLLWGQDQDYSNFLKDSITNGPMTAGQRPLSDFTSDVDAPRRLEYLKAASQKIVSDLEVVTSAWAKNVDGTKGLYRAAILDQLKGDNASKNISQNDALKQIIAGMGVFMKSELANERIAVAVLTPSEEDEHSCFSDNTHRDIAMNYQGFKNILTSTYNGKKYGPSLLDKVDGDSKAKIEKLMKSIEEKIALVDETAKTKEHFDYQIRPTSPMSKVIVKLKNEMRKLGDTMVDVASANGISLTKDDVTDADETKL
- a CDS encoding TolC family protein produces the protein MYKLIIMLVLCSLLNANELEVLKDSKKVLRQTEKKIIQKNYESSKNDWISPITISSGLNRSHSFNSESDSLTKSVSIGFSQSIYKSGGIEFTIKNAKDVLNSDLIAWEIENKAILETIYETLLEIKKVKLQIEQSEYSLKNKEIELILKKIQYEAGNADITELNDAIMSKNTQYKENISLKNSLKDKEYELSKYTNLKYNQIDLIDFKIIDKNEFLKNNLNIKYENSKVKVLDSSYKKLKSSYLPQLSVGTNYSYSRNENLQSDTQSTSKNGSISLNLSMPIYDINKSSTVEKSRLELLKQKIALNDIKDETLYEYEQILTQIDTYEQQSKIIKENLNLYDELINANRNSNESGMSSDYDLEILENTKKINEYDLTINNIDIKLQYSKLYFKTKV
- a CDS encoding efflux RND transporter periplasmic adaptor subunit, with the translated sequence MNETLQNDLDKYKSKKGKKSNLFIGIFLLLIIVGLCFYFFMFNQNEQKEFHYDTSKIKKGDLEVVVSATGNLKPTNSVDIGIEVSGTIKDIYVDFNDEVKVGQILAKLDTTKLQSQVDSSKASLTIAKANLKENEVNVKSKKLTYTRTLRMYEQSGGKYPSQNILDESKFDYESALSSFDSMEAKVKQAEFNLKTDEQNLDKAVVKSSINGIVLNRAVEVGQTVAASMSTPVLFTLAKDLSKMDLVVSIDEADVADIKKGLNVTFTVDAYPKETFKGKIKQVRLNPVEVNGVVTYETVVLVDNEKLFLRPGMTASAEIITKESKDKLLVPNSALRFKPTLKNKENKNGAGIVGPKRPMVKREAKSVGKIEFGNVWILKDNKPQRIRIKILDTNGTVTSVESKDLKVDDEVIISQSSDDE
- a CDS encoding ABC transporter ATP-binding protein, which gives rise to MNDNEVVIEFKNIVKTYGKGEAITHALNGIDFSIRRGEFISIMGASGSGKSTSMNIIGCLDSPSSGEYLFNNINVEKLNRNQLAVIRKNYIGFVFQGFNLLGRTSALENVELPLIYRKVPTKQRKILAMEALKKVGLESVANNAPSQLSGGQQQRVAIARALVTDPLILLADEPTGNLDSIKSVEILNLLKQLNEELNITIIMITHEEEMAAYSNRIIYFRDGHIDDSLKKGFK